A single region of the Microbulbifer sp. MKSA007 genome encodes:
- the ltrA gene encoding group II intron reverse transcriptase/maturase, with protein MSYSATNRVINPDGEELTISAKPFNIPKRAVWEAWKQIKANGGGAGIDEITIEQYESSLVKNLYKLWNRMSSGSYFPSAVKRVDIPKLDGSLRPLGIPTIEDRIAQMVAKQLLEPELEKVFHPDSYGYRPGKSAIDAVRRARQRCWDRIWVVDLDIKGFFDNINHELLLKALDKHNNHRWVRLYVQRWLTAPVQHRDGQLEERTQGTPQGGVISPLLANLFLHYALDAWMVRTHRDIPFERYADDAVYHCRNPREADRLLAALKARLTTCGLEAHPEKTRKVYCKNSNRKDSHPVTHFDFLGFRFGPRKARNRQGQIFTAFSPSMSPKAFKRIKDKVRQWRVINWVDRSLSEMAKVLNPAIQGWLNYYGHFGRRYGVYRLQKYLDQTLMRWARKKFKHLKRSCFKSWVFIGKVRQQMRGLFAHWRMGRLQMC; from the coding sequence TTGTCGTATTCGGCGACTAACCGTGTAATCAACCCAGATGGGGAGGAATTAACGATTAGCGCAAAGCCATTCAATATTCCCAAGCGAGCGGTTTGGGAAGCGTGGAAGCAGATTAAGGCTAATGGCGGCGGAGCGGGGATTGATGAGATAACGATAGAGCAATACGAATCGAGTCTTGTCAAAAACCTGTACAAGCTATGGAATCGGATGTCATCTGGCAGCTATTTTCCATCAGCCGTCAAACGAGTGGATATTCCGAAACTCGATGGCAGCCTGCGACCACTGGGTATCCCCACAATCGAAGATCGCATTGCACAAATGGTGGCTAAGCAACTGCTGGAGCCAGAATTGGAGAAGGTATTTCACCCTGACTCCTACGGTTATCGGCCAGGCAAATCTGCTATAGACGCAGTGCGTCGAGCTCGACAACGATGCTGGGATAGAATCTGGGTAGTTGATTTAGATATCAAAGGTTTCTTTGACAATATTAATCACGAACTCCTGCTGAAGGCATTAGATAAACATAATAATCATCGGTGGGTCAGACTCTATGTACAGCGCTGGTTAACGGCTCCAGTACAACATCGGGACGGACAGCTTGAAGAGCGAACACAAGGTACTCCACAAGGGGGCGTAATTAGCCCGCTACTAGCAAACTTGTTTTTGCACTACGCGCTGGACGCCTGGATGGTGAGAACGCACAGAGATATTCCTTTTGAGCGTTACGCGGATGATGCTGTTTACCATTGTCGTAATCCTCGAGAGGCGGATCGCTTACTGGCGGCTCTAAAAGCACGCCTGACTACCTGCGGGCTTGAGGCTCATCCAGAGAAAACGCGCAAGGTTTACTGCAAGAACAGTAATCGTAAAGACTCCCACCCAGTGACCCACTTTGACTTTCTGGGGTTTCGATTTGGTCCCAGAAAAGCAAGGAATCGCCAAGGGCAGATCTTCACCGCATTTAGTCCTTCAATGAGCCCTAAGGCCTTCAAGAGGATTAAGGATAAGGTCAGGCAATGGCGAGTAATAAACTGGGTGGATCGATCACTATCTGAAATGGCAAAAGTACTTAATCCCGCAATACAGGGTTGGCTGAACTACTATGGTCACTTTGGGCGGAGATATGGTGTTTATCGACTTCAGAAGTATCTTGACCAAACGCTGATGCGTTGGGCCAGGAAGAAGTTTAAGCATCTAAAGCGAAGCTGTTTCAAGAGCTGGGTCTTTATTGGAAAGGTTCGTCAACAAATGCGCGGCTTGTTTGCACACTGGAGAATGGGAAGATTGCAAATGTGCTGA
- a CDS encoding histone deacetylase, giving the protein MSLPLFYSPNYNISLPLLSSLHPFDGCKYEKALALINAESEANIELRVVSEPLSQDWLLSVHTQPYLDSLHQSKTLARVIEMPLLRLLPAGVLNKYFMKPMRFAAEGTCLAVREALSKKTSALNLGGGYHHAFAGHGEGFCAFADVAIAINRAREQHLLSPDDNIWVIDLDAHRGNGFADWAMEDPNIHIFDMYNMQAYPGLHPDEQESRWPFLVPLKQGTDTEGYLSRLESEFSDFIKQSPLPKLVIYNAGTDIIAQDKLGGSRSVSMGPEKGTNG; this is encoded by the coding sequence ATGAGCCTACCGCTATTCTACTCGCCAAATTACAACATCAGCTTGCCGCTGCTTTCCAGCTTGCATCCTTTTGATGGCTGTAAATATGAGAAAGCATTGGCACTGATTAATGCCGAGTCAGAAGCGAACATTGAGTTAAGAGTTGTTTCAGAGCCTCTTAGTCAAGACTGGCTATTATCTGTACATACGCAGCCCTATTTAGATAGCTTACATCAATCGAAAACACTGGCTCGCGTTATAGAGATGCCGCTACTGCGCTTGCTGCCCGCAGGCGTTTTAAATAAATATTTCATGAAACCAATGCGCTTTGCAGCAGAAGGCACTTGCTTGGCGGTACGGGAAGCCTTGAGCAAGAAAACCTCTGCTTTGAATCTCGGTGGAGGTTATCACCATGCATTCGCTGGTCACGGTGAGGGGTTCTGTGCTTTCGCCGATGTAGCCATTGCTATTAATCGTGCCCGCGAACAGCACCTGCTCTCACCAGATGACAATATCTGGGTAATTGACCTTGATGCCCATAGAGGGAATGGGTTTGCTGACTGGGCCATGGAGGACCCCAATATACATATCTTTGATATGTACAATATGCAAGCCTACCCCGGCTTGCACCCCGATGAGCAGGAATCTCGCTGGCCATTTTTAGTACCCCTAAAGCAAGGAACAGATACTGAAGGTTACCTCAGTCGGTTGGAGTCAGAATTTTCGGACTTCATTAAGCAGAGCCCACTGCCTAAACTGGTTATCTACAATGCAGGCACAGATATTATTGCCCAGGACAAGCTGGGGGGCTCCAGGTCAGTATCGATGGGGCCAGAAAAAGGGACCAATGGCTAG
- a CDS encoding DUF1993 domain-containing protein: MSFINKNQWKHIMNLTDLLLPTYIQLLEALSSWLEKAKTEFPEDESEALLKARLAPDMFPLSSQVRFSCLQAQEAIFRLKRCALPDFLEQLAREGQRADENPGSISEAQERIREALAFLRSVTPEAVMVAVDEPVTIKLPNGMTFDMTNEQYARDWALPQFYFHINTAYAILRAQGVSLGKADYVQHAFAYLRPEMISDC; the protein is encoded by the coding sequence TTGTCGTTTATCAATAAAAACCAGTGGAAACATATTATGAACCTGACAGATTTGTTATTACCTACATATATACAACTATTGGAAGCCCTTTCTAGTTGGTTGGAAAAGGCAAAAACAGAATTTCCAGAAGATGAGTCTGAAGCCCTCCTTAAAGCGAGGCTTGCCCCAGATATGTTTCCTTTATCATCCCAAGTGCGGTTTAGTTGTTTACAGGCGCAAGAGGCAATATTTCGATTGAAGCGGTGTGCGCTTCCAGATTTTCTGGAGCAGTTGGCTCGTGAAGGGCAGAGAGCTGATGAAAACCCCGGGTCCATTTCCGAAGCTCAAGAGCGAATTCGAGAGGCACTGGCATTTTTAAGAAGCGTTACGCCAGAAGCAGTGATGGTAGCAGTGGATGAGCCTGTGACGATTAAGCTCCCGAATGGGATGACTTTCGATATGACTAATGAGCAATATGCCAGGGACTGGGCGCTACCTCAATTTTATTTCCATATCAACACGGCCTATGCAATCTTGAGAGCCCAAGGTGTTTCCTTAGGTAAAGCCGACTATGTACAGCACGCTTTTGCTTATCTCAGGCCAGAGATGATTTCAGATTGCTAA
- the csrA gene encoding carbon storage regulator CsrA, with the protein MLILKRRTGENLRIGTNVVITVIEVKGSQVKIGIDAPKSLPIHREEIYIRIKKKQKP; encoded by the coding sequence ATGTTGATTTTAAAGCGCCGGACTGGTGAAAACCTGAGAATTGGAACAAATGTTGTAATAACAGTTATTGAAGTAAAAGGCAGTCAAGTGAAGATAGGTATAGATGCACCCAAGTCTCTACCCATTCATCGTGAAGAGATCTATATACGTATCAAGAAGAAACAGAAACCTTAA
- a CDS encoding sulfite exporter TauE/SafE family protein codes for MEMLFVYLLLGAIAGTAAGLLGIGGGLIIVPALVLIFSATGISPQVLTHMAVGTSLATIIVTSVSSVWAHNAKGAVDWRLFWIMTPGILVGSWLGGVTADLLPGAWLQLLIGVFAIFMSVRMGLSGLASATSQENGSHLPGAAPLICSGGVIGWLAAIFGIGGGALVVPYLSHFGTKMQLAVGTSAAFGLPIAISGSISFAVQGWDNQLLPKWSSGYIYWPAFVGIVLTSVLFARLGASVAHRISAKRLKLCFALLLCIIGVRFIWQNFNLLAGLG; via the coding sequence ATGGAAATGCTATTTGTTTACTTGTTACTCGGCGCCATCGCGGGTACAGCGGCAGGCCTCTTGGGGATTGGTGGGGGCTTGATTATCGTGCCTGCTTTGGTGTTGATTTTTTCTGCCACGGGTATCTCCCCCCAGGTGCTGACCCATATGGCGGTGGGGACCTCGTTAGCGACCATTATCGTGACTTCAGTCAGCTCGGTCTGGGCACATAACGCAAAAGGTGCCGTTGACTGGCGCCTATTCTGGATTATGACTCCAGGGATACTTGTGGGGTCTTGGCTGGGCGGCGTGACAGCAGACTTGTTACCTGGTGCTTGGTTGCAGCTATTGATTGGCGTGTTTGCCATATTTATGTCCGTGCGTATGGGCTTAAGTGGATTGGCCTCGGCAACCTCACAAGAAAATGGCAGTCACTTACCCGGGGCAGCACCCCTGATCTGTTCCGGAGGAGTAATCGGCTGGCTCGCAGCGATCTTTGGTATTGGTGGAGGGGCCTTGGTGGTTCCCTACTTATCGCACTTCGGTACAAAAATGCAGCTCGCTGTCGGAACCTCTGCTGCCTTTGGTCTGCCAATCGCGATTTCTGGTTCAATCAGCTTTGCCGTGCAAGGGTGGGACAATCAGTTACTACCAAAGTGGAGTAGTGGTTATATTTACTGGCCGGCTTTTGTGGGAATTGTACTTACCAGCGTGCTCTTTGCCAGGCTTGGTGCCAGCGTTGCTCACCGAATATCTGCTAAGCGCTTAAAGCTGTGTTTTGCCTTACTGCTTTGTATTATCGGGGTTCGTTTTATCTGGCAAAACTTCAATCTCTTAGCTGGACTAGGCTAG
- a CDS encoding glycosyltransferase, producing MSDRFSIIMPCYNDSDLLYNLLQGYTLQTYPKENFEIIIVDNNSKDPNILSCYNQFKNHLTLTLLFRPQLPDPFALNSARNLGVKIARHGWCIFTDSDCIPAPNYLAEIQKIINDYGPSICMTGIREFIHSKDIVPAEMDGDGKYLDACPRFNSPSNYGLSKDRRLGKIEQLPNTEHPWGHFYGCNMVFKRQDVIKVGFFDEKYDGTWGYDDIDLAYRVINELKVQPIFMEEAIVYHQDNIKLTETINGKKNKIKDLSNPNYQYICKRISGYYEFSNREFKRFGLTTTAS from the coding sequence ATGTCCGATCGATTCAGTATTATTATGCCATGCTACAATGATTCTGACCTTCTGTATAACCTATTACAAGGCTACACTTTACAAACCTATCCAAAGGAAAATTTTGAAATCATTATTGTCGATAACAACTCAAAAGATCCCAACATCCTGTCATGTTACAACCAGTTTAAGAACCACCTTACTTTAACTTTACTATTCAGACCTCAATTACCAGACCCATTCGCACTAAACTCGGCGCGAAACTTAGGTGTAAAAATTGCTAGACACGGGTGGTGTATATTTACAGATAGTGACTGTATCCCCGCCCCGAACTATCTGGCAGAGATTCAAAAAATAATCAATGATTATGGGCCTAGTATCTGCATGACCGGGATAAGGGAGTTTATTCACTCTAAAGATATTGTCCCAGCAGAAATGGACGGCGACGGCAAGTACCTTGACGCATGCCCTAGATTTAATAGCCCATCAAATTATGGACTCAGTAAAGATAGGCGCCTAGGGAAAATAGAGCAATTACCCAATACAGAACACCCCTGGGGGCACTTTTATGGCTGCAATATGGTGTTTAAAAGGCAGGATGTCATCAAGGTTGGTTTTTTCGATGAAAAATACGATGGAACCTGGGGTTACGATGACATAGACCTGGCTTATCGAGTTATCAATGAGCTCAAAGTACAGCCAATTTTTATGGAAGAAGCCATTGTCTACCACCAGGACAACATAAAGTTAACAGAGACAATCAATGGCAAGAAGAACAAAATTAAAGATTTGAGCAACCCAAACTATCAATATATCTGCAAGAGGATTTCCGGTTATTATGAGTTTAGTAATCGCGAATTCAAACGATTTGGGCTAACAACTACTGCAAGCTAG
- a CDS encoding SMP-30/gluconolactonase/LRE family protein, whose amino-acid sequence MERQVLCRGLQEPEGPICLPDGRIYVTEMASGRHCISRIDLQGQYQQIGYPARRPNGMAIDGYDNLWIADGGGKQLVRMGLNGDLIESYDGPEDQPYLWPNDLVFGENGLLYITDSGIDPDIFVQGQVIRADCRSCRYDGQVLEIDPRNGDVLRQLDSGLRFPNGIAIDDRGQLYVGETISGNIYRYDLASLTHPKRELFGNVVVGAPEGFVGPDGMAFGSDGRLYCAVFGQGDVTVLDGEGSVAERIPTCGKRPTNIAFCEDSRGGAVVTILDAGCLEWVGIPCRGRQLYRPKI is encoded by the coding sequence ATGGAAAGACAAGTACTGTGTAGAGGCTTACAAGAACCAGAAGGGCCCATCTGTCTGCCTGATGGCCGCATTTATGTCACTGAAATGGCATCTGGACGGCACTGTATAAGCCGTATTGACTTGCAGGGTCAATATCAACAAATAGGCTATCCTGCTCGGCGACCTAATGGCATGGCAATCGATGGGTATGACAATTTATGGATTGCAGATGGAGGGGGTAAGCAGCTTGTTCGCATGGGGCTAAATGGGGATCTTATTGAATCTTATGACGGACCAGAAGATCAGCCCTACTTATGGCCCAATGATCTGGTTTTTGGTGAAAATGGCTTACTTTACATAACCGACTCCGGGATTGACCCGGATATTTTTGTTCAGGGGCAGGTGATTCGAGCTGATTGCCGATCTTGTCGCTACGATGGACAGGTATTAGAGATAGATCCTCGCAATGGAGATGTTTTGCGACAGCTTGATTCCGGATTACGTTTTCCCAACGGTATTGCCATTGATGATCGGGGCCAGCTGTATGTAGGGGAGACTATTAGCGGCAATATCTACCGCTACGATCTCGCTTCGTTAACGCACCCCAAGCGGGAGCTTTTCGGCAATGTGGTTGTTGGGGCGCCAGAGGGGTTTGTAGGGCCAGATGGGATGGCTTTCGGTAGCGACGGGCGATTATATTGTGCAGTTTTTGGTCAAGGTGACGTGACCGTTCTTGATGGTGAGGGAAGTGTGGCCGAACGTATACCCACCTGTGGTAAGCGTCCCACGAATATAGCCTTTTGCGAAGACTCGAGAGGTGGGGCGGTAGTAACGATTCTGGATGCAGGGTGCTTAGAGTGGGTAGGAATACCGTGCCGTGGTAGGCAGCTATATCGCCCAAAGATATAG
- a CDS encoding YopT-type cysteine protease domain-containing protein, whose translation MPNDAGASNFGGQKTWSFNQGNYNSMLKKHPNSKGGICEALAVSWISKGLQSGLQDALSTGGDVDKTKVAVVAQRFASMYRFKFKDGTEGDPLKGFQMIKESQKYLESQGFKHITHVGKASKQKDKVGNPPLKEQFSIVFDGIEAEQCFTQQTQTIYSMLRFSGAKWAHATAFRIEPTADKTTYYFDPNAGEFKFLKFAQFRKWYENYHSSNRLYRTSATIGFQLLAHNDR comes from the coding sequence ATGCCAAATGATGCTGGAGCCTCCAATTTTGGAGGTCAGAAAACTTGGAGTTTCAACCAGGGCAATTACAATAGTATGCTTAAAAAGCACCCAAATTCTAAGGGCGGAATTTGTGAAGCTCTAGCGGTAAGTTGGATTAGTAAGGGGCTTCAATCTGGTCTTCAGGATGCATTGTCTACAGGAGGAGACGTTGACAAAACGAAAGTGGCAGTAGTTGCTCAACGTTTTGCCTCCATGTATCGATTCAAATTTAAAGATGGAACTGAGGGAGATCCACTAAAGGGTTTCCAAATGATAAAAGAATCCCAAAAGTATTTGGAGTCTCAAGGCTTCAAGCATATAACTCATGTAGGGAAGGCCTCAAAACAAAAAGACAAGGTTGGAAATCCCCCTTTAAAAGAACAATTTTCCATTGTGTTTGACGGCATTGAAGCAGAACAATGCTTTACCCAGCAGACACAAACAATTTATAGCATGTTAAGGTTTTCTGGGGCTAAGTGGGCACATGCAACAGCATTCAGGATTGAGCCCACTGCAGATAAAACCACATATTATTTTGACCCTAATGCGGGTGAGTTCAAATTCTTAAAATTTGCACAGTTTCGAAAGTGGTATGAAAATTACCATAGCAGCAACAGATTATACCGGACATCCGCAACGATAGGGTTTCAGTTGTTGGCTCACAATGATCGCTAA
- a CDS encoding alkaline phosphatase D family protein produces MTISRRTFVQAMGVALLTPFTVRSLADTDSETYARFVLGGTTFADQIDNDGIVFDLSVASGDPSQTGVVLWTHINPDSYIAGQSLYVDVALDEEFTQPILSAEINASDITADRDYTVNIDLEGYLSSDQRYYYRFKYGTVSSRVGRCHTLPTGSLENLKMAVVTCQDYTTGYYNAYNHIADEDVHCVLHLGDFIYEYAQYEGFESSIVHSLSLPSGGSVAMDLEDYRHIYREYRKDKNLQRAMEMHSFIITWDDHETADNAYWDYERDTLGVPSHPYQTGDNNPDQLRQLRRDAQQAWIEYVPARVKVDESASHAFDYLQIYRSFQFGDLVDLYMTDSRTYRTKEPCKDGTAWENYWCTDYEEDTQTMLGKTQRDWLIDGVVNSSARWKVWGNQTLLAQLAGTILGRSLVYANYDAWDGYQWEREKILSSVKDSNVDNFVVLTGDLHSSIASYLKVDFSKISNWDYDNLVGVELMTPSISSPNMNDTIEKGIDVGSVFTSLLNGGVQVNNPHIKDFVSNIYGYAVIEFNVNELNWTVYNIDKKSDNPDTEKAVYKKFNYEPVGMWLTEK; encoded by the coding sequence ATGACCATCTCCCGCCGAACCTTTGTCCAGGCTATGGGTGTTGCACTTTTGACTCCCTTTACGGTCCGTTCTCTCGCGGACACTGATAGTGAAACCTATGCACGTTTTGTACTGGGCGGCACCACATTTGCTGATCAAATTGATAACGACGGAATTGTTTTTGATTTATCAGTAGCCTCGGGAGATCCCAGTCAAACTGGAGTGGTCCTTTGGACGCACATTAACCCTGACTCCTATATCGCGGGTCAGTCGCTGTATGTAGATGTCGCGCTGGATGAGGAGTTTACCCAGCCAATTCTAAGTGCTGAGATTAATGCTAGCGATATCACGGCAGACCGTGATTACACCGTTAACATTGACCTGGAAGGCTATTTATCTTCTGACCAACGTTACTATTACCGCTTCAAATACGGGACTGTCAGTAGCCGCGTTGGTCGTTGTCACACACTGCCTACCGGTAGCCTAGAGAATCTAAAGATGGCTGTGGTTACCTGTCAGGATTACACTACCGGTTATTACAACGCCTACAACCATATCGCGGACGAAGATGTACATTGCGTACTGCATTTGGGTGACTTTATCTATGAATACGCCCAGTACGAGGGCTTTGAAAGCTCAATAGTGCATTCGCTCTCTCTGCCTTCTGGCGGCTCTGTTGCGATGGATCTTGAGGACTATCGTCATATTTACAGAGAGTATCGCAAGGACAAGAACCTGCAGCGAGCGATGGAAATGCACTCATTTATCATCACCTGGGATGATCATGAAACTGCAGACAATGCTTACTGGGATTACGAGCGGGATACTCTGGGTGTGCCATCTCATCCCTACCAGACTGGCGATAACAACCCTGACCAGCTGCGCCAGTTGCGTCGCGATGCTCAGCAGGCCTGGATCGAATATGTTCCAGCGCGGGTAAAAGTCGATGAATCCGCAAGCCACGCTTTTGACTACTTGCAGATTTATCGTTCTTTCCAGTTCGGTGACTTGGTTGATCTGTATATGACAGATAGCCGCACCTATAGAACCAAGGAGCCGTGCAAGGATGGTACAGCTTGGGAAAACTACTGGTGCACAGATTATGAAGAAGATACCCAAACCATGCTGGGTAAGACTCAGCGGGATTGGCTGATTGATGGAGTTGTTAACTCCAGTGCCCGCTGGAAAGTGTGGGGGAACCAGACTTTGCTGGCACAATTGGCTGGTACTATTTTGGGGCGCTCTCTTGTGTATGCCAATTATGATGCCTGGGATGGTTACCAGTGGGAGCGGGAAAAGATCCTGTCATCTGTTAAGGACAGCAATGTCGATAACTTTGTAGTGCTGACAGGGGACCTCCATTCCAGTATCGCTTCATACCTGAAGGTTGATTTCAGCAAAATTAGCAACTGGGACTACGACAACCTGGTCGGCGTTGAGCTGATGACTCCTTCCATATCTTCTCCCAATATGAACGATACGATTGAGAAAGGTATTGATGTTGGCAGTGTGTTTACATCATTGCTAAATGGTGGGGTTCAGGTCAATAACCCACATATCAAAGATTTTGTTAGTAATATCTATGGATATGCAGTGATTGAATTCAATGTCAACGAACTGAACTGGACCGTATACAACATCGATAAGAAGAGTGATAACCCGGATACCGAAAAAGCGGTATATAAGAAGTTTAATTATGAGCCTGTTGGCATGTGGTTAACCGAAAAGTAG
- a CDS encoding DMT family transporter, whose translation MPSTYQNHSLGVGLALLGGVLMGCLGIAGKLGSGAGLSPFLLLAAQVILLAPLSGMFLLMRQGVAGIRPVNPQILVLRSISGFVYFAAFYWAVKGIPIADALVLESTNPFFAMLMARVFLGHRVSIATIFLAILAFLGVCLILIQHSVQGIFNPYSLLALLAGVARAAGSITTGVAGRTEPPERIMFYFAVGMLVFSLSIVFWEDAKVETSSLWILAIPALLFVPQNLAYTIANRVAPAYLVGALFYSAILVGVLADRFMFDTEFGIRGVIGMGITVAAGLGLAWLRAKELKE comes from the coding sequence TTGCCATCTACTTATCAAAATCATTCCCTGGGTGTTGGGTTAGCTCTTCTCGGCGGAGTGCTGATGGGGTGTCTTGGTATTGCCGGTAAGCTGGGTTCTGGTGCAGGCCTTAGCCCATTTCTGCTATTGGCTGCACAGGTCATATTGCTTGCTCCATTGTCGGGTATGTTTCTTCTGATGCGACAGGGGGTGGCGGGGATAAGGCCGGTGAATCCCCAGATCCTTGTCCTTCGCTCCATATCAGGTTTTGTCTATTTTGCTGCCTTCTATTGGGCGGTCAAGGGCATACCCATCGCAGATGCGCTGGTGCTGGAAAGCACGAATCCATTCTTTGCCATGTTGATGGCCCGAGTATTCCTCGGTCACCGGGTTAGTATCGCCACTATCTTTCTTGCGATATTGGCATTCTTGGGCGTATGCCTCATTTTGATCCAGCACAGTGTTCAGGGCATTTTCAATCCCTACTCACTCCTTGCGTTGCTAGCGGGAGTAGCGCGTGCAGCGGGTAGTATCACAACCGGTGTCGCAGGCCGGACCGAGCCACCTGAGCGCATCATGTTCTATTTCGCTGTTGGGATGTTGGTCTTTAGCTTATCTATTGTATTCTGGGAGGATGCGAAGGTAGAGACATCGTCGCTATGGATTCTCGCGATTCCAGCGCTGCTGTTTGTTCCACAGAATCTTGCTTACACGATCGCTAATCGTGTTGCACCTGCTTACCTCGTTGGGGCACTGTTTTACAGTGCGATCCTCGTCGGTGTGTTAGCTGATCGTTTTATGTTTGACACAGAATTCGGTATCCGTGGTGTGATAGGCATGGGTATTACGGTTGCCGCTGGTCTTGGGTTGGCTTGGTTGCGGGCGAAAGAGCTCAAAGAGTAA